A window of the Roseovarius sp. S88 genome harbors these coding sequences:
- a CDS encoding NAD-dependent succinate-semialdehyde dehydrogenase, whose product MLDTTTNLKSLLKDPALLAEQAYGAGEWMDGADGTFEVTNPARGDVIANVADMSRAQVADVIANAEAAQKDWASWTGKERAAVLRRWYELMMEHADDLATILTAEQGKPLAEAKGEIAYGASFIEFFAEEAKRIYGEMIPGHQRDKRIMVLKQPIGVAASITPWNFPNAMITRKAGPALAAGCSFVGRPAKETPLSATAMGVLADRAGIPKGVFSIVTSSSSSAIGKEFCENPAVRKLTFTGSTEVGRILLRQAADQVMKCSMELGGNAPFIVFDDADLDAAVEGAIMCKFRNNGQTCVCANRIYVQAGVYDAFAKKLQDAVSKMKIGDGLEEGTQLGPLINADAIEKVQEHVADATAKGAKIAMGGGDPIQGAGYFLPPTILTDVTQDMMVSQDETFGPLAPLFKFEDEDDVIAMANDTIFGLASYFYAKDLSRVYKVAEALEYGIVGVNTGIISTEVAPFGGVKQSGLGREGSHHGIDDYLEMKYVCMSV is encoded by the coding sequence ATGCTCGATACAACCACCAATCTGAAGTCGCTATTGAAAGACCCTGCGCTTTTGGCCGAGCAAGCCTATGGCGCGGGCGAGTGGATGGACGGGGCGGACGGCACCTTCGAGGTGACCAACCCTGCGCGTGGAGATGTGATCGCCAATGTCGCGGATATGAGCCGCGCGCAGGTGGCTGATGTGATTGCCAACGCCGAGGCGGCGCAGAAGGATTGGGCCAGCTGGACGGGCAAAGAGCGCGCCGCTGTTTTGCGCCGCTGGTATGAGCTGATGATGGAGCACGCCGATGATCTGGCGACCATCCTAACCGCAGAGCAAGGCAAGCCGCTGGCTGAAGCCAAGGGCGAGATTGCTTATGGCGCGTCTTTCATCGAGTTCTTTGCCGAAGAGGCCAAGCGCATCTATGGCGAGATGATCCCAGGCCATCAGCGGGACAAACGGATCATGGTGCTCAAGCAGCCGATTGGCGTGGCCGCCTCAATCACACCCTGGAACTTTCCCAATGCGATGATCACTCGCAAGGCGGGTCCGGCGCTTGCAGCGGGCTGTTCCTTCGTGGGGCGTCCGGCCAAAGAAACTCCGCTCTCGGCGACGGCCATGGGTGTTCTTGCAGATCGCGCAGGCATTCCAAAAGGCGTGTTCAGCATTGTGACGTCCTCAAGCTCGTCAGCCATCGGTAAGGAATTCTGCGAGAATCCGGCTGTGCGCAAACTCACGTTCACTGGCTCGACTGAGGTGGGTCGTATCCTGCTGCGGCAGGCGGCGGATCAGGTGATGAAGTGCTCCATGGAGCTTGGCGGTAACGCGCCCTTCATTGTGTTTGACGATGCCGATCTTGATGCCGCCGTTGAGGGCGCCATCATGTGCAAGTTCCGCAACAACGGGCAAACCTGTGTTTGTGCCAACCGTATCTATGTGCAGGCGGGTGTTTATGATGCCTTTGCCAAGAAGTTGCAGGATGCGGTGTCGAAGATGAAGATTGGCGATGGTCTGGAAGAGGGCACGCAGCTTGGGCCGCTCATCAACGCCGATGCGATTGAAAAAGTGCAAGAGCATGTGGCCGATGCCACAGCGAAAGGCGCCAAGATTGCCATGGGGGGCGGAGACCCCATTCAGGGGGCTGGATATTTCCTACCGCCAACAATCCTGACGGATGTGACGCAGGACATGATGGTCAGCCAGGATGAAACCTTCGGGCCTCTTGCGCCGCTATTCAAGTTCGAAGACGAAGATGACGTGATCGCGATGGCCAATGACACGATCTTTGGTCTGGCGAGCTATTTCTACGCCAAGGATCTCAGCCGCGTTTACAAAGTGGCTGAAGCGCTGGAATATGGCATTGTGGGCGTAAACACCGGTATCATATCGACCGAGGTTGCACCGTTTGGTGGGGTCAAGCAATCGGGCCTGGGACGCGAAGGCAGCCATCATGGAATCGATGATTACCTAGAGATGAAGTATGTTTGCATGAGCGTTTAA
- a CDS encoding P1 family peptidase codes for MDARPGQRNLITDVPGLQVGQAQDDVVKTGVSVVMGAAPFTAGVHVMGGAPGTRETDLLGADKVVEQVDALVLSGGSAFGLDAASGVADALRSEGRGFAIGDQRVPIVPGAILFDLLNGGDKAWSENPYKRLGRDALAKRSEVFELGSHGAGTGATTADFKGGIGSASLVLPDGITVGAFVAVNALGSAVAGTGPKFWAAPFEIGDEFGALGVSSDPGDVQLPNTKLGQHQATTIGIVATDAALSQAQCTRMAVAAHDGYARALLPSHTPMDGDLIFSLSTADRTAPDLAGQLAIGHASATCISRAVARAVFAARPAAGDTLPCWAEAFGYL; via the coding sequence ATGGATGCGAGGCCAGGACAGCGTAATCTGATTACCGATGTGCCGGGTTTACAGGTAGGGCAGGCCCAGGATGACGTTGTCAAAACTGGCGTCAGCGTGGTTATGGGCGCCGCGCCTTTCACGGCTGGTGTGCATGTCATGGGCGGAGCGCCGGGCACCCGAGAGACGGATTTACTCGGGGCTGACAAAGTGGTGGAGCAGGTCGATGCGTTGGTTTTGTCTGGTGGGTCCGCTTTTGGTTTGGATGCGGCCTCTGGAGTTGCGGATGCTCTTCGCAGTGAGGGTCGCGGATTCGCCATAGGCGATCAACGCGTGCCCATCGTACCAGGAGCAATCCTGTTCGACCTTCTTAATGGGGGCGACAAGGCATGGTCCGAGAATCCCTATAAACGTTTGGGTCGAGACGCACTGGCCAAACGCAGCGAGGTCTTTGAGTTGGGCTCTCATGGGGCTGGTACAGGGGCGACCACCGCCGATTTCAAAGGTGGTATCGGATCGGCGTCTTTGGTCCTGCCGGATGGCATAACAGTAGGTGCGTTTGTGGCTGTAAACGCGCTGGGGTCTGCGGTTGCTGGCACTGGCCCAAAATTCTGGGCTGCGCCATTTGAGATTGGCGATGAGTTTGGCGCTTTGGGTGTTTCAAGCGACCCAGGCGATGTGCAATTGCCAAACACCAAGCTGGGCCAGCATCAGGCGACGACAATCGGCATTGTGGCAACGGATGCAGCGCTAAGCCAAGCGCAGTGCACGCGTATGGCTGTGGCTGCACATGATGGATATGCACGTGCCTTGCTGCCATCCCATACGCCGATGGATGGAGATTTGATTTTTTCACTCTCTACAGCAGATCGAACAGCGCCCGATCTGGCAGGGCAACTTGCCATTGGTCATGCCTCGGCAACCTGCATCTCGCGCGCCGTTGCGCGGGCTGTTTTTGCGGCGCGTCCTGCGGCAGGAGACACGCTGCCATGTTGGGCCGAGGCGTTTGGGTATTTGTGA
- a CDS encoding RNA polymerase sigma factor yields the protein MEASDESLAKAAAVGDGDAFSTLLQRHYDGVFRLAFRLTGSRSDAEDLTQDICAALPAKLQGFQGAARFTTWLWRVVVNAAHDRRRRRATHVKYAEGWGDWEVDRRAADAETAEALDWLTQAMRALPEDLRDTLALVLDDMSHAEAAEIMEVSPGTISWRVSEAKKHLRALRESEERS from the coding sequence ATGGAAGCAAGTGACGAAAGCCTGGCCAAAGCGGCGGCAGTGGGGGATGGCGATGCGTTCTCGACCCTGCTCCAGCGGCATTATGATGGCGTGTTCAGGCTTGCTTTTCGCCTAACCGGATCGCGTTCTGACGCAGAGGATCTCACACAGGATATCTGTGCGGCATTGCCTGCGAAACTGCAGGGATTTCAAGGAGCTGCGCGGTTTACAACCTGGCTTTGGCGCGTGGTGGTGAATGCCGCGCATGACCGGCGCAGGCGGCGTGCGACGCATGTAAAATATGCCGAAGGCTGGGGTGACTGGGAGGTTGATCGACGTGCTGCAGATGCTGAAACAGCAGAGGCGCTTGATTGGCTGACCCAAGCGATGCGCGCCTTGCCAGAGGATTTGCGCGATACGCTGGCGCTGGTTCTGGACGATATGAGCCATGCGGAAGCTGCTGAAATCATGGAGGTTTCTCCCGGTACAATCAGCTGGCGCGTCTCGGAAGCAAAGAAACATCTGCGCGCTTTGCGCGAGAGTGAGGAACGCTCATGA
- a CDS encoding isocitrate lyase/PEP mutase family protein gives MSTQSELAASFQALHVKGDPVILYNIWDAGSAKAVAEAGGKAIATGSAPVAMANGFSDGQALSMEFALANAERIVGAVDLPVTLDFEGGYSEDPKTCGANFAKALTTGVVGFNFEDQVVGGSGLHPVEDQVARLRAARDACDASGVAAFINARTDVFLKAYAAKADVTPEMLDEALARADAYAGAGASGFFAPGLMDLGMIEALCAKCTLPVNIIALPGAPSNQELAKVGVARISYGPVPYRKLYGQLTEHAKAVFDGS, from the coding sequence ATGAGCACCCAATCCGAATTGGCCGCAAGCTTTCAGGCGCTTCATGTTAAAGGTGATCCGGTCATCCTTTACAATATCTGGGACGCTGGCAGCGCCAAAGCAGTCGCTGAGGCGGGCGGCAAGGCCATCGCCACAGGCAGTGCGCCTGTTGCCATGGCCAATGGATTTAGTGACGGACAGGCGCTTTCCATGGAGTTTGCTTTGGCCAATGCCGAGCGGATTGTTGGCGCGGTCGATTTGCCAGTGACCTTGGATTTTGAAGGTGGCTATAGCGAAGACCCGAAAACTTGTGGGGCAAACTTTGCCAAAGCGCTTACAACCGGTGTGGTTGGGTTCAATTTTGAGGATCAGGTTGTAGGGGGCTCGGGTCTGCATCCTGTTGAGGATCAGGTCGCGCGTTTGCGCGCTGCGCGGGATGCTTGTGATGCGTCGGGTGTGGCGGCCTTCATAAATGCGCGGACGGATGTTTTCCTCAAGGCATACGCGGCCAAGGCTGACGTAACCCCGGAGATGCTGGACGAGGCCCTTGCACGGGCGGACGCTTATGCAGGTGCCGGAGCGTCCGGATTTTTCGCGCCTGGGCTTATGGATCTTGGGATGATCGAAGCGTTGTGTGCCAAATGCACCCTTCCGGTGAACATTATCGCTTTGCCGGGGGCGCCCTCCAATCAGGAATTGGCGAAGGTTGGTGTGGCCCGGATCAGCTATGGTCCTGTGCCGTATCGCAAGCTTTATGGACAGCTAACCGAGCACGCTAAAGCGGTTTTCGACGGCAGTTAA
- a CDS encoding aminopeptidase P family protein yields MTAPIQSTDFVGTRPEFYRFHNGEKAPLPFAPEEYEARLAKLRRIMSETGVDVAVLTSMHNIAYYSGFLYCAFGRPYALVVTPTENVTISAGIDAGQPWRRCYGDNITYTDWQRDNYWRAIRSVSGEGKVIGIEGDHLTLVQRTMLDSFLSPSHVKDISTETMRQRMEKSIAEISHIRKCTAIADIGGYAIRDAIREGTREVDVAMAGRDAMELAIAKDFPDAEYRDTWVWFQSGMNTDGAHNPVTARKLERGDILSLNTFPMISGYYVALERTLFVGEVDPASLAIWEANVAAHEYGMSLLKPGISCAEVAHKINDFLGERDLLQYRTFGYGHSFGVLSHYYGREAGLELREDIDTVLKPGMVISMEPMLTLPDDHRGAGGYREHDVLIITEDGNENITGYPYGPEFNVVG; encoded by the coding sequence ATGACTGCACCTATCCAATCCACTGATTTCGTGGGCACACGTCCCGAATTCTACCGTTTTCACAATGGCGAAAAGGCACCCTTGCCCTTTGCGCCCGAAGAATATGAGGCGCGCCTTGCCAAGTTGCGTCGTATCATGTCAGAGACAGGCGTTGATGTCGCAGTCCTAACATCAATGCATAACATCGCTTATTATTCAGGGTTTTTGTACTGTGCCTTCGGACGACCCTATGCGCTGGTTGTGACGCCCACCGAAAACGTTACCATTTCCGCCGGCATCGATGCTGGTCAGCCCTGGCGCCGGTGCTACGGTGACAATATCACCTATACCGACTGGCAGCGCGACAATTACTGGCGCGCAATCCGTTCCGTTTCAGGCGAAGGCAAAGTCATCGGCATCGAAGGTGACCACCTGACACTGGTGCAGCGCACTATGCTCGATAGTTTTCTGTCCCCAAGCCACGTCAAGGATATCTCTACAGAAACAATGCGCCAACGTATGGAAAAATCTATAGCAGAAATTTCCCATATCCGTAAGTGCACTGCCATAGCTGATATCGGAGGCTATGCGATCCGCGATGCTATTCGCGAAGGCACCCGCGAGGTAGACGTCGCAATGGCCGGTCGAGATGCGATGGAGCTTGCGATTGCAAAGGATTTTCCGGATGCGGAATATCGCGACACCTGGGTCTGGTTTCAATCCGGGATGAACACAGACGGCGCACATAACCCGGTCACAGCGCGCAAACTGGAACGCGGCGATATCCTGTCTTTAAACACATTTCCGATGATCTCTGGCTACTATGTCGCTCTTGAGCGCACGCTGTTTGTCGGAGAGGTCGATCCCGCGTCGCTTGCCATTTGGGAAGCCAACGTTGCGGCGCATGAATATGGCATGTCGCTGTTGAAACCAGGGATCAGCTGTGCGGAGGTCGCACACAAGATCAACGATTTCCTGGGCGAAAGAGACTTGCTTCAATACCGTACGTTCGGGTATGGTCATTCGTTCGGTGTGTTATCTCACTACTATGGCCGGGAAGCTGGCCTTGAGCTGCGCGAAGACATCGACACTGTGCTCAAACCCGGCATGGTGATCTCAATGGAGCCGATGCTGACCTTACCTGACGATCACCGCGGCGCAGGCGGCTATCGTGAGCATGACGTTCTGATCATCACCGAAGATGGCAACGAGAACATCACGGGCTATCCTTATGGACCTGAGTTCAACGTCGTGGGATAA
- a CDS encoding DUF1523 family protein, translating into MIYVKFLFWGLTWVLVAAFLHYTLPQTDVARVTDTYTKRIDFGENSIFWAAPDVGNDTTSSNRDVFFIQAVRTNGRVMVYRNEDTGWGWPPYFKFDTSNLQAEAADLKSTAEAPKWVAIKHYGWRNELISIFPNAVGVRAVSGPDVRIIPWFSIFILIVLFAIFWAIRVRWIRFRENKINPVVDEWTDGWG; encoded by the coding sequence ATGATTTACGTGAAATTCCTTTTTTGGGGCCTTACCTGGGTCTTGGTTGCGGCTTTTCTGCACTACACATTGCCACAGACCGATGTCGCGCGTGTCACGGACACCTATACAAAACGCATTGATTTTGGTGAGAACAGCATCTTCTGGGCCGCGCCCGATGTGGGCAATGACACAACCTCCTCCAACCGCGATGTGTTCTTCATCCAAGCCGTTCGGACCAATGGGCGCGTCATGGTCTATCGCAATGAGGACACCGGTTGGGGCTGGCCGCCCTATTTCAAGTTCGACACCTCGAACCTGCAGGCCGAGGCAGCCGATTTGAAATCCACAGCAGAGGCGCCCAAATGGGTGGCGATCAAACATTATGGCTGGCGCAACGAATTGATCTCGATTTTCCCCAACGCCGTGGGCGTGCGTGCCGTGAGCGGCCCGGATGTGCGCATCATCCCATGGTTCAGCATCTTTATTCTGATCGTGCTGTTCGCAATCTTCTGGGCCATCCGCGTCCGGTGGATCCGGTTCCGCGAGAACAAGATCAACCCGGTGGTCGATGAATGGACGGATGGCTGGGGGTGA
- a CDS encoding cyclase family protein: protein MCDICVMNAVKDKMLSRRQFFSASAAVGAAAAIGTVTAPPALADGHSSVEDLTHTYDDTFPTYFGEPGISMEQVFNYAEHKFNLLKLSVNEHTGTHIDAPLHFSADGKAVDEIPVDTLVVPLCVIDITAKAEGDADAQVTPDDLKTWIAANGDIPDNACVAMHSGWGGKTGGDAYRGFDGEKMHFPGFHIEAATMLMEETGAQSMAVDTLSLDHGPSADFAVHYAWLPTGRFGIENIANLDKLPANGATIVIGAPKHKGGTGGPARIMALV, encoded by the coding sequence ATGTGCGACATCTGTGTGATGAATGCGGTGAAAGACAAGATGCTCTCACGGAGACAGTTCTTTAGCGCGAGTGCGGCCGTTGGCGCCGCCGCTGCAATTGGAACCGTAACGGCACCGCCTGCTTTGGCGGATGGACACAGCTCGGTCGAAGATTTAACGCATACCTATGACGATACCTTTCCCACCTATTTCGGAGAGCCGGGTATTTCGATGGAGCAAGTGTTCAATTATGCCGAACACAAGTTCAACCTCCTGAAACTGTCAGTCAATGAGCACACTGGGACGCATATTGATGCGCCTTTGCATTTCTCGGCAGATGGAAAAGCGGTGGATGAGATTCCCGTCGACACGCTTGTGGTACCCCTTTGTGTCATTGACATCACCGCTAAAGCTGAAGGTGATGCGGATGCACAGGTGACGCCAGATGACCTAAAAACCTGGATTGCTGCCAATGGCGACATTCCCGACAATGCCTGTGTCGCGATGCATTCCGGATGGGGTGGAAAAACCGGGGGTGACGCCTATCGCGGCTTTGATGGCGAAAAAATGCATTTCCCCGGCTTTCATATCGAAGCGGCAACCATGTTGATGGAAGAAACCGGTGCGCAATCGATGGCGGTCGATACGCTGTCGCTCGATCATGGACCGTCAGCGGACTTTGCAGTGCATTACGCGTGGCTTCCAACAGGTCGGTTTGGGATTGAAAACATCGCCAATCTCGACAAGCTTCCCGCAAATGGTGCCACTATCGTGATTGGGGCGCCCAAACACAAGGGTGGCACAGGCGGCCCAGCGCGAATTATGGCACTCGTCTAA
- a CDS encoding alpha/beta hydrolase: MELDDAYDNVGYIPDAMSYPPRWAKAAGAYRDVLIAEGRALLGLPYGGTERQAFDLFHPKDAAKGALVFVHGGYWRRFDRSFWSHLSEGALAHEYCVAMPSYDLCPEVRIADITQQITRAIETIAEHVEGPLILTGHSAGGHLVSRMCEPGLLRETTAQRVKRILPISPVSDLRPLLHTSMNELFKLTEDSAAAESPVLMTHRLSVPVSIWVGSKERPAFLDQAEWQSKAWSCPLHIATNKHHFDVIDALSDPNSEMMKDVLL, from the coding sequence ATGGAACTGGATGATGCCTATGACAATGTCGGGTATATTCCTGATGCTATGTCCTATCCTCCTCGCTGGGCCAAAGCCGCAGGGGCATATCGTGACGTACTGATCGCCGAGGGACGCGCATTGCTTGGCCTTCCTTATGGCGGCACTGAGAGACAAGCGTTTGACCTTTTTCATCCTAAAGATGCCGCCAAGGGCGCACTGGTCTTCGTGCATGGCGGCTATTGGCGGCGGTTTGATCGCAGCTTCTGGTCCCATCTAAGTGAAGGCGCGTTGGCGCACGAATACTGCGTCGCGATGCCGTCATACGATCTTTGTCCCGAAGTGCGCATCGCCGATATCACCCAACAGATCACCCGTGCAATTGAGACGATCGCTGAACACGTAGAGGGCCCCCTCATTCTGACAGGGCATTCTGCAGGTGGGCATCTTGTGTCCCGCATGTGTGAACCGGGTCTATTGAGAGAAACGACCGCGCAGAGAGTGAAGCGGATCCTTCCGATCTCTCCTGTATCCGATCTGCGACCCTTGTTGCACACGTCAATGAATGAGCTTTTTAAACTGACTGAAGATAGTGCTGCTGCCGAGAGCCCCGTTTTGATGACACATCGCCTATCTGTTCCTGTGTCAATCTGGGTCGGAAGCAAAGAGCGTCCGGCCTTCCTTGATCAGGCCGAGTGGCAGAGCAAAGCCTGGTCCTGCCCGCTTCACATCGCAACGAACAAACACCATTTCGATGTCATCGATGCACTTTCGGATCCCAATAGCGAGATGATGAAAGACGTTTTGCTCTAA
- a CDS encoding dimethyl sulfoxide reductase anchor subunit family protein: MHPAPSVIVFTTLSGLGFGLLFWLGLGLPAVTGWIAFVFFAIAYALAVGGLMASTFHLGHPERAMKAFTQWRSSWLSREGVCAVAALIVMGVYAAAIVFFDVRLAALGVIGAVLCAGTVFTTSMIYAQLKTVPRWNSPLTSVLFLSLSLAGGALLAGQTLIALVLLPVAAAAQVAWWFVGDKAFGKSGTNLATATGLGNIGAVRAFEPPHTGTNYLLREFVHVVGRKHAAKLRMIALAFGYTVPFVLLLVPFSHVVALLAVASHLAGIAASRWLFFAEAEHVVGLYYGKR; encoded by the coding sequence ATGCATCCAGCCCCGTCCGTTATCGTTTTCACCACTTTGTCGGGTCTTGGCTTTGGTCTTTTGTTCTGGCTGGGCTTGGGTTTGCCAGCCGTGACGGGCTGGATTGCTTTCGTGTTTTTTGCCATCGCCTATGCTTTGGCAGTGGGTGGTCTGATGGCTTCGACCTTTCACTTGGGTCATCCCGAACGCGCGATGAAAGCGTTCACGCAGTGGCGCTCATCTTGGCTTAGCCGGGAGGGCGTTTGCGCCGTGGCAGCGTTGATTGTTATGGGCGTCTACGCGGCTGCAATTGTGTTCTTTGACGTCAGGCTGGCTGCTTTGGGCGTGATTGGCGCAGTGCTATGTGCCGGAACGGTTTTCACCACCTCCATGATCTACGCACAGCTTAAAACCGTGCCGCGTTGGAATTCGCCTCTTACCTCCGTGTTGTTTCTGTCGCTGTCGCTTGCTGGTGGCGCATTGCTGGCCGGGCAGACGCTAATTGCACTGGTTCTTTTGCCTGTTGCGGCTGCTGCGCAGGTTGCCTGGTGGTTTGTTGGTGATAAGGCCTTTGGCAAAAGCGGCACAAATCTTGCGACAGCAACCGGCTTGGGCAATATCGGCGCTGTTCGGGCATTCGAGCCGCCTCACACGGGCACAAACTATCTGCTGCGTGAGTTTGTACATGTGGTGGGACGCAAGCATGCCGCGAAACTGCGGATGATTGCTTTGGCGTTTGGCTACACGGTGCCATTTGTGCTGTTGCTGGTGCCGTTTTCACACGTGGTCGCACTTTTGGCAGTTGCCAGCCACTTGGCCGGGATCGCCGCGTCACGCTGGCTCTTTTTTGCAGAAGCCGAGCATGTTGTGGGGCTGTATTACGGCAAGCGCTGA
- a CDS encoding 4Fe-4S dicluster domain-containing protein yields the protein MTTLPESTQRKMGLVIDLDTCVGCHACVVSCKGWNTENYGAPLSDQDPYGGNPSGTFLNRVHSYEVQPSEGAAQLIHFPKSCLHCEDAPCVTVCPTGASYKRVEDGIVLVNESNCIGCGLCAWACPYGAREMDAAEGVMKKCTLCVDRIYNDNLPEEDRVPACVRTCPAGARHFGDLGDPDSDVSKLVAERGGMDLMPEQGTKPVNKYLPPRPKDQVMAAPEAEIDILAPLLAPVAEEPKGFIGWLDKALEKI from the coding sequence ATGACGACGCTACCTGAAAGCACCCAACGCAAGATGGGTCTAGTGATTGATCTTGACACTTGTGTGGGTTGCCACGCCTGTGTGGTGTCCTGCAAAGGCTGGAACACCGAGAATTATGGCGCGCCGCTTTCGGATCAGGATCCGTATGGTGGAAATCCATCCGGGACGTTCCTCAACCGTGTCCATTCCTATGAGGTCCAGCCCAGTGAGGGGGCGGCGCAGCTTATTCACTTCCCAAAATCCTGCCTCCATTGCGAAGACGCACCATGCGTGACCGTATGTCCAACTGGTGCGAGCTATAAACGCGTCGAAGACGGCATTGTTCTGGTCAATGAGAGCAACTGCATCGGCTGTGGTTTGTGTGCATGGGCCTGCCCGTACGGCGCGCGCGAGATGGATGCCGCCGAAGGCGTTATGAAAAAGTGCACGCTTTGTGTGGACCGTATCTACAACGATAACCTGCCGGAAGAAGACCGAGTGCCCGCTTGTGTACGGACCTGTCCGGCAGGCGCGCGGCATTTTGGGGATCTGGGCGACCCTGACAGCGATGTGTCCAAACTGGTCGCGGAACGCGGCGGGATGGACCTCATGCCGGAACAAGGCACCAAGCCCGTGAACAAATATTTGCCACCACGCCCTAAAGATCAGGTCATGGCCGCGCCTGAAGCGGAGATCGACATTCTCGCCCCGCTGCTGGCCCCGGTTGCCGAAGAGCCCAAAGGGTTCATCGGCTGGCTCGACAAAGCTCTGGAGAAAATCTGA